CTTGAGCGTCCAGCGGGCACGGCCCTCCGGCGGACCGGCACAGGCGGTGGCCACCAGCAAGGCTTCTTCCTTGCCCGTGAGTTTGCGCTCCGCCCCGGGACGCGGCTCTTCGCTCAGCGCCCGCTCCAGATTGCGTTCCACGAAGCGTCGCTTAGTCCGGTACACGGTCGAGCCGCCCACGCCGACACTTCTGGCGATCTCCTCGTCGCCGACCCCGGCATCGGCAGCCAGCAAAATCTGCGCTCGCTTGAGCTTGCGGGACGCATGCTTGCCGCCGCTGAGCAGGGTCTTGAGTTCGGTGCGCTCGACTTGGCTGAGTTTCCTTGATCGAGGCACGCACGTACAACTGAATCGGATGGCCGGCGTGAGTCCTTCGGCAAAAACCTTCACGCCCAAACAGGGGCAATACCTTGCCTTCATCCACCTCTATACGCGGCTGCACCGCAGGGCCCCGGCGGAAACCGACATGCAAGAGTATTTTCGCGTCAGCCCGCCTTCGGTTCACCAGATGGTGCTGACTCTGGAACGAGCTGGCCTAATCAGACGGCAGCCAAGGATACCCCGCAGCATCGAGGTCCTCGTTGATCCCAAGAGCCTGCCGGAGCTAATCTGACCGCCGGACGCGCAACACGTCAAAATCACTGTGCAGAGCCACTAGACCTTCCGGCTTTTTGGCTTCTCGTCGCAATGAGACGCGCTTGATCTGCGAGATTTGAAGCGCAACATTCTGAACTCGTCGACATGGCGGGAGATGTAAAGCAATTTGGAAACCAGGACCAGCAACCAGCGTTTGATATCATGTGAGATCTCGATCATGCTTTGATCTGCGACGAATGGCGCAAGACGCTCTTAGAAGCCAGCTGCGCTCTGAGTTAGCTCAGCAAAAATTGTATCGTACGCTTCACATGACCAACCGAAGTTGCTTTCCGTTTTAACAATGGGAATGCCGATGGGAGCATATGCATTGTGCTGGCGCTTACTCACGCTGCCGTCAAGGGACAGGGCGAGGTCAGCGGTACCGCACTTTGGCCGATAGCCCGCGGCCCTCCCATGGCCGAAGCGGTTCGGTTTCTTTGCCAGGATATACGACAATGCAATAGGGCGCATGCACTAGACACCTTCGAGGTTTCGGCAACCCCCTTCCGCATTGATAATGATGCGAGCAGAGCCAGAAGCAGGATCGCCCGCTTGCTCAACGCTCCTGTCGCTTCGCTGGCTGCGCAAGCACCCTTACAGATCCTGACCGCACTGATCGCCGACGTCTGCCTGTCCGGTTACACGGAAAGGAAGGACCTGCGCTTGCCGAGGACCGCACCAACCTGTCCGAGCCGGACTCAAAGCTGCACCAGCGATTTTAGGCAATCCACGACTACTCGGATTCGGAGTTCGTGAGGAGAACGTCGCGCCTTTCATGCCATAACGCCGGAGGACATTCAGCGGCGTCTATGCCAACGCGATGAAGGAAACCCACTGACCTTCCTACACCAACTAAGCGGCGCTGCTGTCGAGGTCGAACTTCACGACGGGAGCTCGCCGAACGTCGAACCGACACCTTCATCAACCTCGAGCTCAAGACGGTGGAGAATCCTGCTACTTCTCTGAATTGCAAGTCCAGGGCCAAGCCAATAGAGCAAATCTTCCTGGTATTTCCACGGCTTCCGCAACTTAAGCCGGACCAGGAGGCGGCGCAATCGCGCTTTGGCAGGTTTGTGAGCTTGCGGACCGGGTCGACGCCAGGATCGTGCTGTGGACCACGGGCGCGAACGTCTACCCCTACTATAAGCATCCGGCCTTATGCAGCTGCACCATATGCCCTATGACCCAAGCATGGCGTATTTCCGCCGCGAGCCGATCGCGGCGGATGACAGGATGGTGGATCTGGGTGGCAGAAAGTCAAAAAGGCGCATCCATTCGGCAACCGGTAATCCTAATCGACTCAGCAGTCTTAGCTCTGGTCAGCCTCGAGACGATCCGAGTTCGCGACTTGCTCATGATGGTGCGACGCATCTTCCAGCACGTATCGTGGTAGGGAGCTTTCATATCCTCGTGAACGCAGCGGACACTGTTCAGTTACACACCGCGCTGTCGCCGCAGAAGAAGAGAGCAAAACGGTCCCGTTCTAGGCCGCGCTCTTCTTGATCGATATCGATCATTGTAGCCGATGCTGCAAAGGGGACGTTGAGCTTCCGACCTATGTCGTAATGCTTCGACCGCTAAGGGGACGCAAATCGATCGTCCGCCCTTTCTCAATCATTTCCTCCCGCCTGATTTTCTCAACCCCCCATTGGCATGGGGCTTGCTGTCTCGGCATTGCGATCTGATCTTGATACGGAGCGCCTCAAACATGAGCCACGATACGTCAATAAAGCTATCCGAGCGCGAAAAACAATGCCTGCAGTTCGCGGCAGAAGGGAGATCGTCTTGGGCAATTGGGAGGGAACTGAAGATCAGCGAGAATACGGTCAATTATCATAAGAACGCCCTGCGAAAGCTTGCTACGAGGACCCGCGTCCAGGGTATCATCAAGGCGATACGCCTCAAGCTGATCCCAGATCCGTCGCAGGAAACGCGACGAGGATAAGGACTAGCGCGACGTCGAGCTTTTGCGACGTCCTCAAGTCCCGGGAATGTGAACCTCCTCCGATCCCCTGAGGCACGTTGCTCGCCAATGAGCCAAGCTTCGTCGCCCGGGAGATGCTGCTGACCCTTATCCCAAATCCGCTGAGGAGGGCCGTCGGCGGTGCGGACACGGAGAGCAGCAAAGCGGGCTGTCAGCCGACCTTTGGTCCCGCTGCGCCAGCTCACGGCTTTCCATTTGGCGCTGGCCAGCATTTGTTCTGCGCCAATCGACAAGATATCAGGCACGTGGTGCTTTCGTGGTTTCCCGCGGGCTTTGGTAATCGGCCAAATGAGCTTCACATCGACCGGGTACACTTTCAGGTGCCGAGGGATTCCGACAGCCCAGACCAGCCCGCGCTCTGTTAGCCCTAGTCGAAACGGTACGCTGAGACCGTATCCTGCACCGCCAGCACATATCCAAAGCGCACGTTGGCTGCTATCGCGCGGTCAATCTCGGCCAAAGCAATCTCCGGCTTGGACCGTGGCGTTCGATGTTCGACTGGCACGCGAGCGCGCTTCAAACGAGATACGTCGCTTGTCCAACTGTCAGGCAGAAAGAGACGTAACGCGACCATCACGGGCACTTCGCCGCTCGCAAGCGTCAAAGACACCAGTGTCTGGCAATTTGCCGTTTTACCGAGTGCCGAGGCGTATTGAGCCCCAACACCGACCGAGCGCTCACCCTTCTTGGGAAGTGAGGTGTCATCAATAACCAGCACCGCAGCCCTGCCGCCGACAAGTCGATCCGCCTGGTTGAGCAACTCTGTCCCCAGCGGCGTCGCGTCCCAGACACCGTCCGCAATGAAATGGTGCAACTGGTCGTAGGTGCTGGTGGCAAGGCGTTCCGCCATCGGCTGAACGCTCTTACGATCGCCGGGACCGATCAATCCCGCAACATACAGAGGACACATCCGCTGCCGGGTCTTATGACCCAGCCGGTCCAAGAACGGCATCAACCAGCGTTCGAGTTCGTCTTCCCATCCTGGCATGGTCAGCCCTCCAAGAGCCGACCACCCATGAATCATTGAAAAATTGATTCGGGAATCTTGAGGGTTCTGTGAGGTCGCGTGGCAGGCGCGAGCCGCGCGCTCGGTCGTGGGTGCGACCTCATAGAAGCCGGATTGAACGAAGCTGCGGAGTTGTGGGCGCTATGGGAATAGTGCAGCGGGTGCGGCTGCGGGGAAGGCGCGCCTGTGGTCGCCGGGCGTCGGCGAGACGTTCATCGGATGTGAGCGGCCGGATTGATCGGGCCAAGGGCGCGATCCAGCGAGCGATTTGCTGCGCTGGGATGCGTGGCCGAACGATTGGCCGGGTGTTCGGAGACGAGTGCGGCCACGGCGACTTCGGACGTTGCCACCGCGAAGGTGATCACAGAAGAGGTGGATGGTGCAGGCGCTGGTCATGACGTATCACAACGAAACGGATGGTCGTGGGCACGGGCTCGCGGGACGACATCGACGCGGCGCATGGTGCCGCCGCAATGCGGGCAGACGGGGATCTGACATGTGGTGAGGGGATCGTCGCCGGCTTCTTGATCAGTCGGCGCGTTGCGGACAGCAAGGAGTTGACGGCAGAGAGCGATTTTATCGTTGCGTCCGCCATTGGCGAGGAAGCCATAGTGGCGGATGCGATGGAAGCCGTCCGGCAGGGTGTGTAGCAGAAAGCGCCGAATGAACTCATCGGCATCAAGCGTCATCACTTTGGCTTTACGATTCTGCCGATAGTCCTTCCAGGGAAAGCTCACCTTGCCGTCGGCAAGCGAGATCAGCCGACTGTTGGCGATGGCGACGCGGTGCGTATAGCGGCCGAGATAAGCCAGCACCTGTTCGGGCCCGCCAAATGGTGGCTTGGCATAGACGACCCAGTCGGTCCGTCGAAGTTGATTAAGGCGCGCGGCGAATGCAGCGGGATCGGTGAGATGGGCGAGAGCGCCAAAGAAGCTCAGCTGGCCAGCCGCGTAGGCAGCTTGCAGCTCTTGCAGAAACAGGCGGCGGAACAGCCGGGAGAGGACGCGCACTGGCAGGAAGAAGCCGGGCCGGCAAGCGACCCAGCGTGTGCCGTCGAGCGAGGGTCCACCGCCCGGCACGACGCAGTGGATATGCGGATGGTGTTGCAGGGTCTGGCCCCAGGTATGGAGGACGGCAGTCACGCCGAGCTGAGCGCCGAGATGCTTGGGGTCGGCTGCGATGGTGGTGAGCGTTTCGGCTGCGCAGCGGAACAGGATGGCATAGACGACGGCCTTGTTCTGGAAGGCGATCCCTCCGGCGAGGGCCGGCATGGTGAAGACGACGTGGAAATACGGTACGGGAAGGAGTTCAGCTTGCCGTTCGGCGAGCCATTGCGCGCGCGCCGCGCCCTGGCACTTCGGGCAATGCCGATTGCGGCAGGAGTTGTAGGCAATGCGTGTGGCGCCGCAGTCATCGCACTGCTCGACGTGGCCGCCGAGCACAGCCGTCCGGCATGCCGTGATCGCGCCCATGACGCGCCGCTCGACGCGGCCCAGATGCTCGGCACGGGCTTGTCGAAACACTTCGCCGTGGCGGCGGAAGATATCCGCCACTTCCAGAACCGGAGCCATGGCGCCCGCTCAGCCGGGCGGCACGACCTCCAGGTGGAGCCGGTCCAGCGGACTTGGCGTATTGCTGATGGTCTTGGTGGCGACCTGGGTATAGCGCGCCGTGCTGGCCAGGCTGGCATGGCCGAGCAGCACCTGGATGATGCGCACGTCGGCCCCGCTCTCCAGGAGATGGGTCGCGAATGTGTGCCGCAACGTGTGCACCGTCACCGACTTGCTCAAGCCGGCCGCCGCACAAGCTGAACGGCAGGCGGCGTGCAGCACGTTCGGGACGAGCGGACGCTCGTCGTCGCGGCCGGGAAACAACCATCGCTTTGGCCGAGTGAGCCGCCAATACGTCCGCAGAATCCTCAAAAGCTGCGGCGAGAGCATAACGTAACGGTCCTTGCCGCCCTTCCCGTGCTCGACCCGGATCAGCATCCGTTGGCTGTCGATGTCGACAACCTTCAAGAGGACCAGTTCCGATACGCGTAGTCCGGCGGCATAGACCGTGGTCAGCGCGGTACGGCTCTTCAGGCTCGGGACTGCTTCCAGGAAGCGCACGACCTCGTCGGCGCTCAGCACGACCGGAAGTTTGCGCGGTTGGCGCGCATAGGCGATGCGCTCCGGAACGGTGTCATGACCAAGCGTCACACCGTAGAAGAACCGCAGCGCGCACACGATCTGGTTCAGCGCCGGCCAGGACATCCCCGTCGCCACCAGATGAACCTGGAAGGCACGGATATCCTCCAGGTCAAGGCGGTCGGGAGAGCGACCGAAATACCGGCTCAACTTCGCTACGGCGTTGAGGTAGGATTGCTGCGTCGCCGGTGACAGATTGCGGACCGTCATGTCCTCGATCATGCGGCGGCGAAGTGGGCTGATCTCAGCCATCGGAAAACCTCCTGTCTGAAGGGTTGGGCTTCGAAAACCCGCAATCCTCTCAGACAGGAGGCAATCCTTGCTATGCCTCCCTACATGCCGCGCCAGCGGCTTCGTTCAATCCTATAAAACGCGGCAAAATCAACAATCTGCCAAAGTAGTGCTAGGCGCCGTCGATATAACAGTGGCCTGCGCAGGAGCGAGAGGCCTTTGAGGTGGTCGCGGATGGCGTTTGGCTGTTCTGAGACACCAGCAGACTTTAACTTGCAGGCGTTTCTCGGTCGCCTCACCAAGCTTGTGGAGCGGGGTTATGAGAGCGCGTCGGTCAGCTCCGGAACCGCCTGGTAGAGGTCGGCGACCAGGCCGTAATCGGCCACCTGGAAGATCGGCGCGTCCTCGTCCTTGTTGATCGCGACGATCACCTTGGAGTCCTTCATGCCGGCCAGATGCTGGATCGCACCGGAAATGCCGACGGCGACATAGAGCTCGGGGGCCACGACCTTGCCGGTCTGGCCGACCTGCCAGTCGTTCGGCGCATAGCCGGCGTCCACCGCCGCACGCGAGGCACCGACGCCGGCGCCCAGCTTGTCGGCGAGCGGCTCGATGTATTTGGCGAAGTTCTCGCGGCTCTGCATGGCCCGGCCACCAGAGACGATGATCTTGGCCGAGGTCAGCTCGGGACGGTCGCTCTTGGCAACTTCCTCACCGACAAAGGTCGACAGGCCGGGATCGGCCGCGGCAGCGACGCTTTCGACCGGCGCGTTGCCACCGGCAGCTGCCGCCGCAAAGGTCGAGGTGCGGACCGTGATGACCTTCTTGGCGTCCTTCGACTTCACCGTCTGGATGGCGTTGCCGGCATAGATCGGACGCTCATAGGTGTCGGGCGCGACCACCTTGGTGATCTCCGAGACCTGCATGACGTCGAGCAGCGCCGCGACGCGCGGCATCACGTTCTTGAAGCGCGAGGTCGCGGGCGCGACGATCGCATCGTAGGACGGGGCCAGCGAAACGATCAGCGCGGCCAGCGGCTCGGCCAGATCGTGCGCGTAGGCCTCGCCTTCGGCGACCAGCACCTTGGCAACACCAGCGAGCTTCGCGGCGACCTCGGCCGCAGCCTTGGTGCCCTGCCCGCCGCCAGCGACCAGCACGTGGACGTCGCCGCCGAGCTGGGACGCCGCGGTCAGCGCCTTGTTGGTGGAGTCCTTGAGGACCTCCTGTTCGTGTTCAGCAATCAACAACGCAGTCATCAGAGCACCCCGGCTTCGTTCTTGAGCTTCGACACCAGCTCGGCGACGTCCTTCACCTTGACGCCGGCCTTGCGGCCCGCGGGCTCAGCCGTCTTCAAAACTTCGAGGCGCGCAGTGACGTCGACACCGTAATCGGCAACGGTCTTCTCCGCGATCGGCTTCTTCTTGGCCTTCATGATGTTGGGCAGCGAGGCATAGCGCGGCTCGTTGAGACGCAGATCGGTGGTGA
This is a stretch of genomic DNA from Bradyrhizobium sp. CCBAU 53338. It encodes these proteins:
- a CDS encoding response regulator transcription factor, translated to MSHDTSIKLSEREKQCLQFAAEGRSSWAIGRELKISENTVNYHKNALRKLATRTRVQGIIKAIRLKLIPDPSQETRRG
- a CDS encoding IS91 family transposase yields the protein MAPVLEVADIFRRHGEVFRQARAEHLGRVERRVMGAITACRTAVLGGHVEQCDDCGATRIAYNSCRNRHCPKCQGAARAQWLAERQAELLPVPYFHVVFTMPALAGGIAFQNKAVVYAILFRCAAETLTTIAADPKHLGAQLGVTAVLHTWGQTLQHHPHIHCVVPGGGPSLDGTRWVACRPGFFLPVRVLSRLFRRLFLQELQAAYAAGQLSFFGALAHLTDPAAFAARLNQLRRTDWVVYAKPPFGGPEQVLAYLGRYTHRVAIANSRLISLADGKVSFPWKDYRQNRKAKVMTLDADEFIRRFLLHTLPDGFHRIRHYGFLANGGRNDKIALCRQLLAVRNAPTDQEAGDDPLTTCQIPVCPHCGGTMRRVDVVPRARAHDHPFRCDTS
- a CDS encoding site-specific integrase: MAEISPLRRRMIEDMTVRNLSPATQQSYLNAVAKLSRYFGRSPDRLDLEDIRAFQVHLVATGMSWPALNQIVCALRFFYGVTLGHDTVPERIAYARQPRKLPVVLSADEVVRFLEAVPSLKSRTALTTVYAAGLRVSELVLLKVVDIDSQRMLIRVEHGKGGKDRYVMLSPQLLRILRTYWRLTRPKRWLFPGRDDERPLVPNVLHAACRSACAAAGLSKSVTVHTLRHTFATHLLESGADVRIIQVLLGHASLASTARYTQVATKTISNTPSPLDRLHLEVVPPG
- a CDS encoding electron transfer flavoprotein subunit alpha/FixB family protein, with protein sequence MTALLIAEHEQEVLKDSTNKALTAASQLGGDVHVLVAGGGQGTKAAAEVAAKLAGVAKVLVAEGEAYAHDLAEPLAALIVSLAPSYDAIVAPATSRFKNVMPRVAALLDVMQVSEITKVVAPDTYERPIYAGNAIQTVKSKDAKKVITVRTSTFAAAAAGGNAPVESVAAAADPGLSTFVGEEVAKSDRPELTSAKIIVSGGRAMQSRENFAKYIEPLADKLGAGVGASRAAVDAGYAPNDWQVGQTGKVVAPELYVAVGISGAIQHLAGMKDSKVIVAINKDEDAPIFQVADYGLVADLYQAVPELTDALS